In Cycloclasticus sp., a single genomic region encodes these proteins:
- the hisC gene encoding histidinol-phosphate transaminase: MNLQNLIRPEIQKMTAYQVPESTGLVKLDAMENPFAWPDEMKAEWLELLSTAEPNRYPDPSAKELVTSLRECFGVSAELGVVLGNGSDELIQLILMAMNHNACVMAPTPSFVMYQHIANSLGLPFIGIPLSKDFSLDMPAMLAAIKKDDPAVIFLAYPNNPTANLFSDDDLLAILDASNGIVVIDEAYQPFAHKTFLNRVRDFEQLLVMRTVSKLGLAGLRLGFVVGHKNLTGQLEKVRLPYNINVFTQLTARFAFKHIDVLDSQAAIICEQRERLLESLSSFDGLNVFPSEANFILFSLRSDSAERVFDALKQAGVLIKKMGKVQGLPAECLRVTVGSDSENKLFLEKIHSIL; encoded by the coding sequence ATGAATTTACAGAACTTAATTCGCCCAGAAATACAAAAAATGACGGCATATCAAGTGCCAGAATCCACAGGTTTAGTGAAGTTGGACGCAATGGAGAACCCATTTGCATGGCCAGACGAAATGAAGGCCGAGTGGTTGGAATTACTGTCAACAGCTGAGCCGAATAGATACCCTGACCCATCTGCAAAGGAATTAGTGACGAGTCTGCGTGAGTGCTTTGGCGTTTCCGCTGAATTGGGCGTAGTGTTGGGCAATGGTTCGGATGAATTGATCCAGCTTATCTTGATGGCAATGAATCATAATGCTTGTGTAATGGCTCCCACGCCAAGCTTTGTTATGTACCAACACATTGCAAACTCGTTGGGCTTGCCGTTTATTGGGATACCATTAAGTAAGGACTTTAGTTTAGACATGCCAGCGATGCTGGCGGCGATAAAGAAAGATGACCCAGCCGTAATTTTCTTGGCTTACCCTAATAATCCAACGGCAAACTTATTTAGTGATGATGATTTGCTTGCAATTCTAGATGCTTCAAATGGCATCGTGGTGATTGATGAGGCGTATCAGCCTTTTGCACATAAAACATTCTTAAACCGGGTGCGGGATTTTGAGCAATTGTTAGTGATGCGGACGGTATCAAAGCTTGGTCTTGCAGGCTTGCGCCTTGGTTTTGTTGTCGGGCATAAAAACTTAACCGGTCAACTAGAGAAGGTAAGGTTACCGTATAACATCAATGTGTTTACGCAGTTAACGGCAAGATTTGCTTTTAAGCACATTGACGTGCTGGACTCTCAAGCTGCCATTATTTGTGAACAACGCGAGCGATTGCTTGAAAGTCTTTCGTCATTTGATGGGCTTAATGTTTTCCCAAGCGAAGCTAACTTTATATTATTTTCACTGCGATCGGATTCTGCTGAGCGTGTTTTTGATGCGTTAAAGCAAGCAGGTGTATTGATTAAAAAAATGGGTAAGGTGCAAGGCTTACCCGCTGAATGCTTACGCGTAACAGTCGGTTCAGATTCAGAAAATAAGTTATTTCTCGAAAAAATCCATTCAATACTCTAA
- a CDS encoding calcium/sodium antiporter: MLLFSAALFAGFLFLIFSADSFVKGTSAIARNLGISPLIIGLTIVGLGTSAPEMLVAGMASIQGNTGLATGNAIGSNIANIGLVLGATALVTPILIQSSLLKRELPILLAISIASYLLVIDGDLSQLDGLILIAGLFAFLYWLLRSAQQSKQQKADALATEFDDEIPTDISNKAASLYAIIGLIGLIASSKLLVWAAVNIAIIFGVSDLVIGLTIIAIGTSLPELAASIMSVIKKEPDLAVGNIIGSNAFNLLAVFCLPGLIHPGAVDAQLISRDFPVMLGITLCLFFFSYSFKGKPEISRFKGGIFMIFFIAYLSKVYLDTIGI, translated from the coding sequence ATGCTTTTATTTTCAGCTGCCCTTTTTGCAGGCTTTTTGTTTTTAATATTTTCTGCCGATTCCTTTGTCAAAGGCACATCGGCTATCGCTCGCAACTTGGGTATCTCACCCTTAATTATCGGCCTGACCATTGTCGGCTTAGGCACCTCTGCCCCGGAAATGTTAGTCGCTGGAATGGCTTCAATTCAAGGTAACACTGGATTAGCAACAGGAAATGCAATTGGCTCAAATATCGCTAATATCGGTTTAGTGTTAGGGGCGACTGCGCTTGTAACTCCTATCCTAATACAATCATCCTTACTTAAACGTGAACTGCCCATTTTGTTGGCCATTTCAATCGCGAGTTATTTATTAGTCATTGATGGCGATTTATCGCAATTAGATGGCCTTATTTTAATCGCTGGCTTATTTGCTTTTCTATATTGGTTGCTACGTAGCGCACAACAAAGCAAACAGCAAAAGGCCGATGCATTGGCCACTGAATTCGACGACGAAATCCCAACTGATATCAGTAATAAGGCAGCCAGTCTCTACGCAATAATCGGGCTCATTGGGCTGATCGCAAGTTCAAAGCTGCTTGTCTGGGCCGCTGTTAACATTGCAATCATCTTTGGTGTTAGCGACCTAGTAATTGGCTTAACCATCATCGCCATTGGTACTAGCCTGCCTGAACTGGCTGCCTCCATCATGAGTGTTATCAAGAAAGAACCCGACCTTGCCGTTGGTAACATTATCGGCTCAAATGCTTTTAATTTATTGGCTGTTTTTTGTTTACCGGGGCTTATTCACCCTGGCGCAGTAGACGCACAACTCATTTCACGTGACTTCCCAGTTATGCTTGGTATTACGTTATGTCTGTTCTTTTTCTCCTATAGTTTCAAAGGCAAACCAGAGATCAGCCGTTTTAAAGGCGGGATTTTTATGATATTTTTTATCGCCTACCTCAGCAAGGTATACTTAGACACCATTGGAATTTAG
- the petA gene encoding ubiquinol-cytochrome c reductase iron-sulfur subunit, with protein sequence MSEQVVDKRRRLFLTAAATAVTGVGAAYVAVPFLASMNPSDRAKAAGAPVEADIAKLEPGQLIRVEWRGKPVWILKRTKEILAQLEEMTEKLRDPGSNESEQPESCKNVSRSLKPEVFLAVGICTHLGCSPTFRPDVAPEDLGPDWQGGFFCPCHGSRFDLSGRVYAGVPAPLNLVVPPHQYLTDTRILIGSDGGQA encoded by the coding sequence ATGAGCGAACAGGTAGTAGATAAGCGCAGACGCCTTTTTTTAACGGCTGCAGCTACTGCGGTAACGGGTGTTGGTGCGGCTTATGTGGCAGTTCCATTCTTAGCGTCAATGAACCCAAGCGATCGTGCGAAAGCAGCGGGTGCTCCCGTTGAAGCTGATATTGCGAAGCTAGAACCAGGCCAGTTAATTCGTGTTGAATGGCGTGGAAAACCAGTTTGGATTTTAAAGCGTACAAAAGAAATATTAGCTCAACTGGAAGAAATGACGGAGAAATTAAGAGACCCTGGTTCTAATGAATCCGAACAACCAGAATCATGTAAAAATGTTTCTCGTTCACTCAAGCCGGAAGTTTTTTTAGCGGTTGGTATCTGTACTCACCTAGGTTGCTCTCCTACCTTTAGACCTGATGTAGCCCCAGAAGATTTAGGCCCTGATTGGCAAGGTGGTTTTTTCTGCCCGTGTCATGGATCTCGTTTTGATCTGTCTGGTCGTGTATATGCTGGCGTGCCGGCACCATTGAACTTGGTTGTACCACCACACCAGTATTTAACAGATACCAGAATATTAATTGGTTCAGACGGAGGGCAAGCATAA
- a CDS encoding ATP-binding cassette domain-containing protein, with the protein MAPLIKIRDVHFSRGSKVIFDGVNMDIQRGKVTAIMGPSGTGKTTLLKLIGGQLRPTAGTVEVDGQNIHQLRHKELYQLRKKMGMLFQSGALLTDISVFDNVAFPLREHTQLPESMIRHLVLMKLHAVGLRGARDLMPSELSGGMARRVALARAIALDPMMIMYDEPFTGQDPISMGVLVQLIRLLNDALGLSSIVVSHDVKETCAIADYVYLVSAGKVIEHGSPEQLALSDSEWSQQFMQGMADGPVPFHYEAKEYAKDLLGLEA; encoded by the coding sequence ATAGCCCCATTAATAAAAATTAGAGATGTCCATTTTTCTCGCGGATCAAAAGTTATTTTTGACGGCGTGAATATGGATATTCAGCGCGGAAAAGTAACAGCTATTATGGGCCCGAGTGGAACAGGTAAAACCACGTTGCTAAAGCTGATTGGTGGGCAGTTGAGGCCCACGGCTGGCACGGTTGAAGTGGATGGGCAAAATATTCATCAATTAAGGCATAAAGAACTTTATCAGTTGCGCAAAAAGATGGGTATGCTATTCCAAAGTGGTGCGCTGCTAACGGATATTTCCGTGTTTGATAATGTCGCGTTTCCGCTGCGCGAACACACTCAGCTGCCGGAGTCGATGATTCGTCACCTAGTGCTTATGAAGCTGCATGCGGTTGGTTTGCGTGGGGCACGAGATTTAATGCCATCAGAACTGTCGGGTGGTATGGCGAGACGGGTTGCGTTAGCTCGGGCGATTGCGTTAGACCCGATGATGATTATGTACGATGAGCCGTTTACGGGGCAGGACCCTATTTCAATGGGTGTTTTAGTGCAGCTTATTCGGTTGTTAAATGACGCTTTAGGCTTGTCGAGTATTGTTGTATCGCACGATGTGAAAGAGACGTGTGCAATTGCAGATTACGTGTATTTGGTGTCAGCTGGCAAGGTGATTGAACACGGTTCGCCAGAACAGCTTGCGCTATCAGATTCAGAATGGTCGCAACAGTTTATGCAGGGAATGGCTGATGGTCCGGTTCCCTTTCATTATGAGGCGAAAGAGTACGCAAAAGATTTATTAGGTTTAGAGGCATGA
- the mlaD gene encoding outer membrane lipid asymmetry maintenance protein MlaD, whose protein sequence is MHISRSIEVLVGFFVAIGFVAMFFLSMEVSNLSSANGDGGYDITASFENVGSLKVRAPVAMAGVNVGRVTAINFDPESFEAVVTMSIEAKYNQLPSDSNASILTAGLLGEQYIGLEPGGEEEVLMNGSVLELTQSALVLEQIIGQFLFSSDSAEE, encoded by the coding sequence ATGCATATATCGAGATCGATTGAGGTTTTAGTGGGTTTTTTCGTGGCAATTGGTTTTGTGGCGATGTTCTTTTTATCCATGGAAGTGAGTAACTTAAGCAGTGCCAATGGTGATGGTGGTTATGATATAACGGCGAGTTTTGAGAATGTCGGTAGCTTGAAAGTGCGCGCACCTGTGGCAATGGCGGGCGTTAATGTTGGTAGGGTGACCGCTATTAATTTTGACCCAGAGTCATTTGAAGCAGTGGTGACGATGAGTATAGAGGCGAAATATAATCAATTGCCCTCAGATAGTAATGCAAGTATTTTAACGGCTGGGTTATTGGGTGAGCAGTACATTGGCCTAGAGCCTGGCGGTGAAGAAGAGGTGTTGATGAATGGAAGTGTGCTGGAGTTGACGCAATCAGCTTTAGTGCTGGAGCAGATCATAGGTCAATTCCTCTTCAGTAGTGATTCAGCAGAAGAGTAG
- the hisD gene encoding histidinol dehydrogenase, whose protein sequence is MNITTLDASSADFDQELDGLLKWDETQDASISQTVSSIIEAVRQQGDSALLSYTQQFDQWSESSDDLLLSREQLEPAWKQLPEEQSRALTTAADRIRAYAEHQKMQSWDFVDEFGNTLGQKVTPLERVGVYVPGGKAAYPSSVLMNVIPAKVAGVAEIVMVTPTPKGELNQLVLAAAFLAGVDKVIRVGGAQAVAALAYGTEVVPAVDKIVGPGNIFVATAKKQVFGQVGIDMVAGPSEILIICDGKTNPDWIAMDLFSQAEHDENAQSILISLDAGFIDAVKKSMDRLLSTMERSNVIKASLESRGGFIYAATSEQAIEIANKIAPEHLELSVDNAEAWVSQIKHAGAIFMGRYTPEALGDYCAGPNHVLPTSGTARFSSPLGVYDFQKRSSIINCSQSGASDLSATASILARGEALTAHARSAEYRKLGD, encoded by the coding sequence ATGAATATAACGACTCTAGATGCATCTAGTGCCGATTTCGATCAAGAACTTGATGGCCTGTTGAAGTGGGATGAAACGCAGGATGCGTCGATATCGCAAACTGTTTCAAGCATCATCGAGGCGGTGCGACAACAAGGCGATTCGGCTTTATTGTCTTATACCCAGCAGTTTGATCAGTGGAGTGAGTCATCCGATGACTTGCTGCTTAGTCGTGAACAGTTAGAGCCAGCATGGAAGCAACTGCCAGAGGAGCAATCGAGGGCGCTAACCACGGCGGCAGATAGGATCCGTGCGTATGCTGAGCACCAAAAGATGCAGTCGTGGGATTTTGTTGATGAATTTGGTAATACCCTCGGTCAGAAAGTCACTCCTTTAGAACGCGTTGGTGTGTACGTGCCAGGCGGGAAGGCGGCATACCCTTCATCTGTTTTGATGAATGTTATTCCCGCAAAAGTAGCTGGTGTTGCTGAAATTGTGATGGTGACGCCAACCCCTAAAGGTGAATTGAATCAATTGGTGTTAGCGGCTGCTTTCTTAGCAGGCGTTGATAAAGTCATTAGAGTGGGCGGCGCACAAGCGGTAGCGGCGCTGGCTTATGGTACCGAAGTTGTGCCAGCGGTTGATAAAATCGTTGGGCCGGGCAATATTTTTGTCGCCACAGCTAAGAAGCAAGTTTTTGGTCAGGTCGGTATTGATATGGTGGCTGGGCCATCTGAAATTCTTATTATTTGTGATGGCAAGACAAACCCAGATTGGATAGCGATGGACTTGTTTTCACAAGCGGAGCACGATGAAAATGCTCAGTCGATACTTATTTCGCTGGATGCAGGGTTTATTGATGCGGTCAAGAAAAGTATGGATAGATTGCTGTCAACAATGGAACGGTCAAACGTCATTAAAGCATCGTTGGAAAGTAGAGGTGGATTTATTTATGCCGCTACCAGCGAGCAAGCGATTGAAATCGCAAATAAAATAGCGCCTGAGCATTTAGAACTGTCAGTGGATAATGCTGAAGCATGGGTGTCCCAGATCAAGCATGCAGGTGCTATCTTTATGGGGCGATATACCCCGGAAGCCTTAGGTGATTATTGTGCAGGCCCTAATCATGTATTGCCAACGTCTGGAACGGCGAGATTTTCATCGCCATTAGGCGTTTACGACTTTCAAAAGCGTAGCAGTATTATCAACTGCAGCCAGTCGGGCGCATCTGATTTGTCTGCTACAGCGTCTATTTTGGCGCGTGGTGAGGCGTTAACGGCCCACGCTAGATCCGCAGAATACCGTAAACTTGGTGACTAA
- a CDS encoding cytochrome bc complex cytochrome b subunit: MSGFLKNALGWVDDRFPLTKVWNEHLAEYYAPKNFNWMYYFGSLAMLVLVNQIITGIFLTINYKPDAKLAFDSVEYIMRDVEWGWLIRYMHSTGASAFFIVVYLHMFRGLVYGSFKKPRELVWTFGMIIYVALMAEAFMGYLLPWGQMSYWGAQVIVSLFGAIPYVGEDLALWLRGDYVISDATLNRFFAFHVIAIPLVLVILVFMHIVALHAVGSNNPEGIEIKKHKDDKGVPLDGIPFHPYYSVKDLVGVAVFLFIFALIIFYVPEMGGYFLEHANFIPADPLKTPEHIAPVWYFTPFYAVLRAVPDKFLGVVAMAGAIIVLFLLPWLDRGVNKSIRYRGPVFKAAIVAFCISFIGLGYFGMQPVTTVGTWFSRFFSLVYFAFFLLMPFYSNIGQDKYVPERVEEK; the protein is encoded by the coding sequence ATGAGTGGCTTTTTGAAAAATGCATTAGGTTGGGTGGATGATCGTTTTCCGCTAACTAAAGTATGGAATGAACACCTTGCAGAATACTATGCGCCGAAAAACTTCAACTGGATGTATTACTTCGGTTCGTTGGCGATGTTGGTATTGGTAAACCAGATTATTACGGGTATTTTCTTAACGATTAACTACAAACCCGATGCGAAGTTAGCGTTTGATTCTGTTGAATACATCATGCGTGATGTTGAATGGGGTTGGTTAATCCGTTATATGCATTCGACCGGCGCATCAGCGTTTTTTATTGTGGTCTATTTGCATATGTTCCGTGGCTTAGTTTATGGCTCGTTTAAAAAACCTCGTGAATTAGTTTGGACATTTGGCATGATCATTTATGTGGCGCTAATGGCTGAAGCATTCATGGGCTACTTACTGCCTTGGGGTCAGATGTCTTATTGGGGCGCGCAAGTTATTGTGTCCTTATTCGGTGCCATTCCATACGTGGGCGAAGACCTTGCACTATGGTTACGTGGCGATTACGTTATTTCTGATGCGACACTAAACCGCTTCTTTGCTTTCCACGTTATTGCTATCCCATTAGTGTTGGTTATATTGGTCTTTATGCACATTGTGGCCTTGCATGCTGTGGGTTCAAATAACCCAGAAGGTATTGAGATTAAAAAACACAAGGATGATAAAGGGGTGCCTTTAGACGGTATTCCTTTCCACCCATATTATTCAGTTAAAGATTTAGTGGGTGTCGCAGTATTCTTGTTCATTTTTGCACTCATTATTTTCTATGTACCTGAAATGGGTGGTTACTTCTTGGAGCACGCAAACTTTATTCCTGCTGACCCACTAAAGACGCCAGAACACATTGCGCCAGTTTGGTACTTCACACCTTTCTATGCGGTATTGAGAGCGGTGCCTGATAAGTTCTTGGGCGTTGTTGCAATGGCGGGTGCGATTATTGTTTTATTCTTATTGCCTTGGCTAGACAGAGGGGTGAATAAATCTATACGTTATAGAGGCCCTGTGTTTAAAGCAGCTATTGTGGCATTTTGTATCAGCTTCATAGGTTTAGGCTACTTTGGGATGCAACCAGTTACAACCGTGGGAACATGGTTCTCTAGGTTCTTCTCACTTGTTTATTTTGCATTCTTCTTATTGATGCCTTTTTATTCAAATATTGGCCAAGATAAATATGTTCCAGAGAGGGTAGAAGAGAAATGA
- the mlaE gene encoding lipid asymmetry maintenance ABC transporter permease subunit MlaE has protein sequence MLDYFQRLGASSLGMFERLGRGSLFFVNVLLSIPSVIIRPRLLISQIHSVGVLSFALIVISGLFVGMVLALQGFYTLSDFGAEGMLGVMVSASLIRELGPVVAALLFAGRAGSALTAEIGLMKATEQLSGMEMMAVDPVARIMAPRFLAGLISMPILATIFSAVGILGGYFIGVGLLGIDEGGYWSQMQAKIDFDQDVINGLIKSVVFGWVVTWIAIFEGYDAIPTSEGVSRATTRTVVHSAFAILLLDFILTALMFGDI, from the coding sequence ATGCTAGATTATTTTCAACGGTTAGGTGCTAGCTCGCTGGGCATGTTTGAGCGCTTGGGCCGTGGTTCGTTGTTCTTCGTCAATGTTTTACTCAGTATACCGAGTGTTATTATTAGACCGCGCTTGTTAATCAGCCAGATACACTCAGTGGGTGTGTTGAGTTTTGCGTTGATTGTTATTTCAGGTCTGTTCGTTGGTATGGTGCTCGCGTTGCAAGGTTTTTACACCTTGTCAGACTTTGGCGCCGAGGGCATGTTGGGTGTTATGGTTTCGGCGTCATTGATTAGAGAGCTGGGACCGGTTGTAGCCGCGCTATTATTCGCGGGTCGTGCAGGGTCAGCGTTAACGGCTGAAATTGGCCTGATGAAGGCGACAGAGCAATTATCCGGTATGGAAATGATGGCGGTTGACCCTGTGGCGAGAATTATGGCGCCACGTTTCTTGGCGGGGTTGATCTCTATGCCTATCTTAGCGACCATATTTAGCGCAGTGGGTATTCTAGGCGGCTATTTCATTGGGGTTGGATTGCTGGGTATCGATGAAGGCGGCTATTGGTCTCAAATGCAGGCCAAAATAGATTTCGATCAGGACGTCATTAATGGCCTGATCAAAAGTGTTGTATTTGGTTGGGTGGTGACTTGGATCGCTATTTTTGAGGGCTACGATGCTATACCAACCTCTGAAGGTGTGAGTCGTGCGACAACGAGAACCGTTGTCCATTCTGCGTTTGCTATTTTATTGTTAGATTTTATTTTAACTGCATTGATGTTTGGAGATATCTAA
- a CDS encoding STAS domain-containing protein has translation MSMAELKQNGAGVIDVSGTLGFGLVVDLLNSSRRFFSSQTDLVFDLSGVEKTDSAGLALMVEWMVRAQESGQTISFREVPKQMLDIARVSGLDGVLPIV, from the coding sequence ATGAGCATGGCGGAACTAAAGCAAAATGGTGCGGGTGTCATAGATGTTTCAGGTACCTTGGGGTTTGGCTTGGTTGTTGATTTATTGAACAGTTCTCGGCGCTTTTTTTCTAGCCAAACGGACTTAGTGTTTGATCTCAGTGGTGTTGAAAAAACAGACAGTGCTGGCTTAGCGTTAATGGTTGAGTGGATGGTGAGGGCGCAGGAATCTGGCCAGACGATTTCCTTTCGAGAGGTTCCCAAGCAAATGCTCGACATAGCACGTGTCAGCGGCCTTGACGGAGTTTTACCGATCGTTTAG
- the hisG gene encoding ATP phosphoribosyltransferase produces MLTIAISKGRILKDTLPLLAEAGIEPSEDLSKTRKLIVPSVCGNVNLVIIRATDVPTFVEYGAADVGITGKDTLVEHGSDNLYEPLDLNIAKCRLMTAIVTGKELPSGKIRVASKYVSLTEQYFAKQGQQVEIIKLYGSMELAPIVGLADCIVDLVDTGNTLKANGMEPLDLIMNISSRLVINKASMKMKHQQIKELVKKLEVAVENRR; encoded by the coding sequence ATGTTAACAATTGCAATATCAAAAGGAAGAATCTTAAAAGATACGCTACCGCTATTGGCAGAAGCAGGCATTGAGCCATCTGAAGATTTATCTAAAACACGAAAATTGATTGTTCCCAGTGTGTGTGGCAACGTTAATTTGGTGATTATCCGAGCCACCGATGTGCCAACATTTGTTGAATATGGCGCTGCCGATGTGGGTATTACGGGTAAAGACACTTTGGTCGAACACGGTAGTGATAACCTTTATGAGCCTCTGGATTTAAATATCGCAAAGTGTCGTTTAATGACGGCGATTGTAACTGGGAAAGAATTACCGTCCGGTAAAATTCGGGTGGCATCAAAATATGTGTCGCTAACAGAGCAATATTTTGCGAAGCAAGGTCAACAAGTAGAGATTATTAAGTTGTATGGTTCTATGGAGTTGGCGCCCATCGTGGGTTTAGCAGACTGCATCGTTGATTTAGTCGACACCGGTAACACCCTGAAAGCAAATGGTATGGAGCCGTTGGACCTTATTATGAACATCAGTTCAAGATTGGTGATTAATAAGGCTTCGATGAAGATGAAGCATCAGCAGATTAAAGAGCTTGTTAAAAAGCTAGAAGTAGCGGTTGAAAATAGGCGTTAG
- the murA gene encoding UDP-N-acetylglucosamine 1-carboxyvinyltransferase, with translation MDKLIIQGGGPLSGEIRISGAKNAALPILAGALLAENPVVIGNVPHLHDITTTMSLLGQMGVTLSVDEKVRVEVDSSTISSYKAPYELVKTMRASIIVLGPLLARFGKAEVSLPGGCAIGSRPVDIHLKGLEAMGADIRVENGYIHATCDRLKGARLVLDMVTVTGTENLMMAATLAEGTTIIENAAREPEVSDLANFLNELGAKISGIGTDTLTIEGVTSLATKNLVYNILPDRIEAGTYLVAAAVTGGKIKIKDVDPSTLDMVLSKLEEAGANLSIGDDWIELDMAGRRAKAVSFKTAPYPGFPTDMQAQFMVLNVLAEGTSVITETIFENRFMHVHELQRLGADIRLEGNTAICVGKEVLEGATVMATDLRASASLVIAGLVSKGETIIERIYHIDRGYECIEEKTALLGGKIRRVPN, from the coding sequence ATGGATAAGTTGATTATTCAAGGCGGCGGGCCACTCTCAGGAGAAATACGCATTTCAGGAGCAAAAAATGCTGCGTTACCAATTCTAGCGGGGGCATTACTTGCTGAGAACCCGGTTGTGATTGGAAATGTGCCGCATCTTCACGATATTACGACCACGATGAGCTTGTTAGGGCAAATGGGTGTGACCTTATCGGTGGATGAAAAGGTGAGAGTTGAGGTTGATTCTTCAACGATATCCTCATACAAAGCGCCTTACGAATTAGTAAAAACAATGCGTGCTTCAATTATAGTTCTAGGTCCATTATTGGCTCGGTTTGGTAAGGCTGAAGTGTCTTTACCAGGTGGTTGCGCCATTGGTTCACGGCCTGTGGATATTCACTTGAAGGGTTTGGAAGCTATGGGTGCTGATATCCGTGTTGAAAATGGCTATATTCATGCAACGTGTGACCGGTTGAAGGGTGCGCGCCTTGTTTTGGATATGGTGACGGTAACAGGTACCGAGAATTTAATGATGGCGGCCACGCTTGCAGAAGGCACAACCATTATTGAAAATGCCGCGCGCGAACCTGAAGTGAGTGATTTGGCGAATTTCTTAAATGAATTGGGTGCAAAGATATCGGGTATTGGAACAGATACCTTAACCATTGAAGGCGTAACATCGTTAGCCACTAAAAATTTAGTGTATAACATTTTGCCGGATAGAATTGAGGCGGGTACATATTTAGTTGCCGCCGCAGTGACGGGTGGAAAAATCAAAATCAAAGATGTTGATCCAAGCACCTTAGATATGGTGTTGTCGAAACTAGAAGAGGCTGGTGCCAATTTATCGATAGGGGATGATTGGATTGAATTGGATATGGCTGGCCGACGCGCTAAAGCTGTTTCATTTAAAACAGCACCATACCCAGGTTTTCCAACGGATATGCAGGCTCAGTTTATGGTTTTAAATGTGTTAGCCGAAGGCACTTCCGTTATCACAGAAACTATTTTTGAAAATCGCTTTATGCACGTTCACGAATTACAGCGCTTGGGTGCCGATATTAGATTAGAAGGCAATACAGCGATATGTGTTGGTAAAGAGGTTCTTGAAGGCGCAACGGTCATGGCGACAGATTTAAGGGCGTCGGCTAGCCTAGTTATCGCCGGCTTGGTGTCAAAAGGCGAAACAATTATCGAGCGAATTTATCATATTGACCGTGGCTATGAATGCATTGAAGAGAAAACGGCTTTATTAGGCGGAAAAATTCGCCGAGTACCCAATTAA
- a CDS encoding KpsF/GutQ family sugar-phosphate isomerase, with product MPNKNSHREQLKRLGLAVIKTEAEAISNLTQHINEHFIDACELMLQCEGKIVVIGMGKSGHVGNKIAATLASTGTPAFFVHPGEASHGDLGMITKSDVALALSNSGETGEVLTILPILKRLGIPLISITGNPSSTLATMSDAPINSSVDKEACPLGLAPTSSTTAALVMGDALAIALLEARGFTEADFALSHPGGSLGRRLLLHVNDVMHKGSDIPVIEETALVSTALLEMTEKKLGMTAITNKQGTLTGIFTDGDLRRMLEGNIDVHNTEVQRVMTQGGATISPEKLAVEALQLMQDKKINALLVTDNNKLVGALNMHDMLKAGLS from the coding sequence ATGCCCAATAAAAATAGTCATCGAGAACAACTAAAACGACTCGGTTTAGCCGTTATAAAAACTGAAGCCGAGGCCATTTCAAACCTCACCCAACACATTAACGAACATTTTATCGATGCTTGTGAGCTAATGCTCCAGTGCGAAGGAAAAATAGTTGTTATCGGCATGGGGAAATCTGGGCACGTTGGTAATAAAATTGCTGCCACACTTGCAAGCACCGGTACACCCGCCTTCTTCGTCCACCCAGGCGAAGCCAGCCATGGCGACTTAGGCATGATTACCAAAAGTGACGTTGCCTTAGCGCTATCAAACTCTGGCGAAACGGGCGAAGTACTAACCATTTTACCTATCTTAAAGCGCCTTGGAATCCCACTAATTTCTATCACTGGCAACCCGAGCTCAACCCTAGCCACCATGTCTGACGCACCCATTAATTCCAGCGTAGACAAAGAAGCTTGTCCATTAGGACTGGCACCCACGTCAAGCACTACCGCTGCCTTGGTAATGGGGGACGCATTAGCGATCGCACTGCTTGAAGCTCGTGGTTTCACCGAAGCCGATTTTGCATTATCACACCCTGGTGGTAGTCTTGGCAGGCGCTTACTGCTTCACGTTAACGATGTCATGCATAAAGGCAGTGATATTCCTGTCATTGAAGAAACAGCGCTCGTTAGCACCGCCTTACTCGAAATGACTGAAAAAAAATTAGGCATGACCGCCATCACCAATAAACAGGGCACCTTAACCGGTATTTTTACTGACGGTGATTTACGACGTATGCTCGAAGGTAATATCGATGTACATAACACCGAAGTTCAACGAGTAATGACTCAAGGTGGCGCCACTATTAGCCCAGAAAAACTAGCTGTTGAGGCCTTACAATTAATGCAAGACAAGAAAATTAACGCTTTACTCGTGACCGACAACAATAAATTAGTTGGTGCGTTGAATATGCACGATATGCTGAAGGCTGGATTATCGTGA